Proteins from a single region of Mus pahari chromosome 2, PAHARI_EIJ_v1.1, whole genome shotgun sequence:
- the LOC110317274 gene encoding JNK1/MAPK8-associated membrane protein-like has product MACFGLYCGKTLLFKNSSTEIYGECGACPRGQRTNEQKYCQPCTDPPELYDWLYLGFMAMLPLVSHWLCIEWNAKNSNSRGVLFQQVSALLECSMAAVVTLLVSDPVGSLVIHSCRVLMLSDWYTMLYNPSPDYITTVHCTQEAVYPRYTIVFVYYAFCLVLLLLLRPLLVKKIQWHLYVSNQLESMYAALYFFPGLTVLQAVAGGLLYYAFPYIVLVASLANLAVYLVLAKVESYSDLIKKDRLLVLFSQWFLHAYGLMALSRGQELEQDMLLLTLVPVPTLFYFFTTKFTKPSRIIIEGTKEH; this is encoded by the coding sequence ATGGCATGCTTTGGACTCTATTGTGGGAAGACCCTATTGTTTAAAAATAGCTCAACTGAAATATATGGAGAGTGTGGGGCGTGCCCAAGAGGACAGAGAACAAATGAACAGAAGTACTGTCAGCCTTGCACGGACCCCCCGGAACTTTATGACTGGCTTTACCTTGGCTTCATGGCGATGCTTCCTCTCGTTTCCCATTGGCTCTGCATTGAGTGGAACGCAAAAAATAGTAATTCCAGAGGTGTGCTTTTTCAGCAAGTCTCTGCGTTATTAGAATGCAGCATGGCAGCTGTGGTCACATTACTTGTGAGTGATCCCGTTGGCAGCCTTGTCATCCACTCATGTCGGGTGCTGATGCTTTCAGATTGGTACACGATGCTCTACAATCCAAGTCCAGATTACATTACCACCGTGCACTGCACTCAGGAAGCTGTGTACCCACGGTACACCATCGTGTTTGTTTATTATGCTTTCTGCTTagtactgctgctgctgctccgaCCACTACTGGTGAAGAAGATCCAGTGGCACCTATACGTGTCAAATCAGCTGGAAAGCATGTACGCCGCCCTCTACTTCTTCCCGGGTTTGACCGTGCTGCAAGCAGTTGCAGGAGGCCTCTTATATTATGCTTTCCCATACATCGTATTGGTGGCATCTTTGGCTAATCTGGCTGTATACCTGGTTCTTGCCAAAGTAGAGAGCTACAGTGATCTGATAAAAAAGGACAGACTTCTCGTCCTCTTCAGCCAATGGTTCCTTCATGCCTATGGCTTAATGGCACTCTCCAGGGGGCAGGAACTTGAGCAAGATATGCTCCTTTTAACTTTGGTGCCTGTCCCCactcttttttactttttcactACAAAATTTACCAAACCATCACGGATAATCATCGAAGGAACCAAAGAACACTGA